The following coding sequences are from one bacterium window:
- a CDS encoding SLC13 family permease has product MSSSDHADSPKNSPADSNDLIQISSTKFVLGCALAAIAIYFLGTFYRLSASLVAAEVLLTILCLFLFGSMKYRIDKNAITYGMVLVVFSTFWGVWWQGSGLQQAMAADGAAAAGRTLRHYLLTLHGLDELVHADTMLFILGLTFFVAVIAQTRLLESISFSVLRKNRGMVVPTVAILTGVVAFSSGILDGVSMIGLMIRILVMILFLAKAKDEAVLYAVMVSTVVTTVCGMWLAYGEPPNLIMKANLHPHLDNAFFLRYCLPVAVGSYLIVFWNVRKRLKGKKVDTKDLDILDLHTADVRFLQALRHGEVLTAVEFIDEFRNQLGDHHKDIERRLHKGEPLGLALVHESVAPALRREILEAFVSENLAEELDEHYVHVAKRDGGQSDDSLEKVSRTIRSMRRQRVRTQWIGGLAFIPFIGLLVWHAIDHDIPLFLASFAAFAVAFLGIAALSKMRRLALREGRHEYMEYLFLLPLFFSITLLQKTGFFEHIKEGLHAGIERLGISVMAYLQFLGASFLSAILDNNVVADFAGRAIHGLEIGALHLFAMAQIAGYAVGGCWTHIGSAQSVVAYAFIRREINNRFTPFGWMKAMTPVIIEIFVLMTLVVYGEALLLRYFPDH; this is encoded by the coding sequence ATGTCCTCGTCCGATCATGCCGATTCTCCGAAGAATTCCCCAGCAGATTCGAACGACCTCATCCAGATTTCTTCGACCAAATTCGTCCTTGGCTGCGCGCTCGCGGCCATCGCCATCTATTTTCTGGGGACGTTTTACCGGCTTTCGGCGTCGCTCGTCGCCGCCGAGGTTCTCCTCACCATCCTTTGCCTCTTCCTTTTCGGCTCGATGAAGTACCGCATCGACAAGAACGCCATCACCTACGGCATGGTCCTGGTCGTCTTCTCCACCTTCTGGGGCGTCTGGTGGCAGGGATCGGGGCTTCAACAGGCCATGGCGGCGGATGGCGCGGCGGCGGCTGGCCGGACGCTCAGGCATTACCTTCTGACGCTTCACGGACTGGATGAGCTGGTGCACGCCGACACCATGCTTTTCATCCTAGGGCTCACCTTCTTCGTGGCCGTCATCGCGCAGACGCGTCTCCTGGAGTCGATCAGCTTCTCCGTGCTCCGGAAAAACCGCGGGATGGTCGTTCCGACGGTCGCGATCCTGACGGGCGTCGTGGCCTTTTCCTCGGGGATTTTGGACGGCGTCTCGATGATCGGACTCATGATCCGGATCCTCGTGATGATCCTCTTTTTGGCCAAGGCGAAGGACGAGGCGGTGCTCTACGCCGTCATGGTCTCGACGGTCGTCACCACGGTCTGCGGCATGTGGCTGGCCTACGGGGAGCCGCCCAACCTCATCATGAAGGCCAACCTCCACCCCCACTTGGACAACGCCTTCTTCCTCCGCTACTGCCTCCCGGTGGCGGTGGGGAGCTACCTGATCGTCTTCTGGAACGTCCGGAAACGATTGAAGGGAAAGAAGGTCGACACGAAGGACCTGGACATCCTGGACCTCCATACGGCCGACGTCCGTTTTTTACAGGCGCTCCGGCACGGCGAGGTCCTCACTGCCGTCGAATTCATTGATGAATTCAGGAACCAGCTGGGCGACCATCACAAGGACATCGAAAGACGCCTTCACAAGGGTGAGCCCCTGGGGCTGGCCCTGGTTCACGAGAGCGTGGCCCCGGCCCTCCGCCGGGAGATTCTCGAGGCCTTCGTCTCCGAGAACCTGGCGGAAGAACTGGACGAACACTACGTTCATGTGGCCAAGCGGGATGGCGGGCAATCCGACGACTCACTGGAAAAGGTCTCCCGCACGATCCGGTCGATGCGCCGCCAGCGCGTCAGGACGCAGTGGATCGGAGGCCTCGCCTTCATCCCCTTCATCGGCTTGCTCGTCTGGCACGCCATCGACCACGACATCCCCCTCTTCCTCGCCTCCTTTGCGGCGTTCGCCGTCGCCTTCCTGGGGATCGCCGCCCTTTCCAAGATGCGGCGTCTCGCCCTTCGGGAGGGGCGCCATGAGTACATGGAATACCTCTTCCTTCTCCCCCTCTTCTTCTCGATCACACTCCTCCAGAAGACCGGATTCTTCGAGCACATCAAGGAGGGCCTGCACGCCGGCATCGAGCGGCTCGGCATCTCGGTGATGGCCTATCTCCAATTCCTGGGCGCCTCGTTCCTCTCCGCCATCCTGGACAACAACGTCGTCGCCGACTTCGCGGGCCGGGCGATCCACGGCCTGGAAATCGGCGCCCTCCACCTCTTCGCCATGGCGCAGATCGCGGGCTACGCCGTCGGCGGCTGCTGGACGCACATCGGATCGGCCCAGTCGGTCGTGGCCTACGCCTTCATCCGGCGGGAGATCAACAATCGTTTCACGCCCTTTGGATGGATGAAGGCCATGACCCCGGTGATTATCGAGATCTTCGTGCTGATGACGCTGGTGGTGTACGGCGAGGCCCTACTCTTGAGGTATTTTCCCGACCACTAG